One stretch of Aquimarina sp. Aq107 DNA includes these proteins:
- a CDS encoding S9 family peptidase produces MKTLRIILLLTITFATLRNYNKLNTLEIEVQHPSADIKATHLEKHGDIRIDNYFWLNDKENPEVIDYLERENDYNDRVMGHTKDFQKSLFEEMKARIKEDDASVPYKLNGYWYITRYETGKDYPIYSRKKNTLEAKEEILFDCNEEAKGYTYFKMVGLNVSPDNTLIAFGTDTLSRRKYTIRIKNLVTGEIYPETIETTSGGSTWAADSKTLFYTKKDEATLRSHKIFRHNLGTNSSEDVEVYEEKDDTFNTFVYKTKSKQYIVIGSSSTLTSEYHILKADDPTGDFVVFQPRIRGLEYGIAHYSGDFYVLTNADEAKNFKLMKVSEKNTLKENWIDLIPHRKDVLLEDVDIFKEYLVISERTNGLNKINIKRWDGTEDYYLPFDNETYTSYVSTNVDFDTKVLRYAYNSLTTPNSVIDFDMESKEKEVKKEQEVLGGKFDKNNYVSERVWATAMDGTKIPISLVYKKGIKKDGTNPLLQYAYGSYGSTIDPYFSSVRLSLLDRGFIYAISHIRGGEYLGRSWYEEGKLFKKKNTFTDFVDCSKFLISEEYTSVNHLYAMGGSAGGLLMGVIVNIAPELYNGVVAAVPFVDVVTTMLDDTIPLTTGEYDEWGNPNEKEYYDYMKSYSPYDNVRAQNYPNMLVTTGLHDSQVQYWEPAKWVAKLRELKTDKNLLLLHTNMEAGHGGASGRFAALKEVAEEYAFLLDLEGIKN; encoded by the coding sequence GTGAAAACTCTAAGAATTATATTGTTACTAACGATTACTTTTGCAACTTTGCGTAACTATAATAAATTAAATACTTTGGAGATAGAAGTTCAACACCCAAGTGCAGATATAAAAGCTACACATCTCGAAAAACATGGAGATATTCGTATTGATAATTACTTTTGGCTTAACGATAAGGAAAATCCAGAAGTAATCGATTATTTAGAACGTGAGAATGATTATAATGATAGAGTGATGGGACATACAAAAGACTTTCAAAAAAGTCTTTTTGAAGAAATGAAAGCACGTATTAAAGAAGATGATGCATCAGTACCATATAAATTGAATGGATATTGGTATATTACTAGATATGAAACAGGAAAGGATTATCCTATTTACTCTAGAAAAAAAAATACCTTAGAAGCGAAAGAGGAAATATTGTTTGATTGCAATGAAGAGGCAAAAGGATACACTTATTTTAAAATGGTTGGCTTAAATGTAAGTCCAGACAATACATTAATTGCTTTTGGTACTGATACTTTAAGTAGAAGAAAGTATACGATTCGTATCAAAAATTTAGTAACTGGTGAGATATATCCAGAAACAATTGAAACAACTTCTGGTGGAAGTACTTGGGCTGCAGATAGCAAGACATTGTTTTACACTAAGAAAGATGAAGCAACTTTAAGATCGCATAAAATTTTTAGACATAATCTTGGTACAAATTCATCAGAAGATGTAGAAGTATACGAAGAGAAAGATGATACCTTTAATACATTTGTTTATAAAACAAAATCTAAACAGTATATAGTAATTGGATCTAGTAGCACATTAACATCAGAATATCATATTTTAAAAGCTGATGATCCAACTGGAGACTTTGTAGTTTTTCAACCTAGAATTAGAGGTTTAGAATATGGTATCGCTCATTACAGCGGAGATTTTTATGTATTGACAAATGCGGATGAAGCTAAGAACTTTAAATTAATGAAGGTTTCTGAAAAGAATACCTTAAAAGAAAATTGGATTGACCTTATTCCTCATCGTAAGGATGTTTTATTAGAAGATGTTGATATTTTTAAAGAATATCTTGTTATAAGTGAGAGGACTAATGGTTTGAATAAAATTAATATCAAAAGATGGGATGGTACAGAAGATTATTATCTTCCCTTTGATAATGAAACTTACACATCCTATGTAAGTACAAATGTAGATTTCGATACTAAAGTTCTTAGATATGCATATAATTCTTTAACGACTCCAAATTCGGTTATTGATTTTGATATGGAATCTAAAGAAAAAGAGGTCAAAAAGGAACAAGAAGTTTTAGGGGGTAAGTTTGATAAAAATAATTATGTATCAGAAAGGGTATGGGCTACTGCTATGGATGGTACAAAAATACCGATATCCTTAGTCTATAAAAAAGGAATTAAAAAAGATGGAACAAATCCTTTGCTGCAATATGCTTATGGATCTTATGGTTCTACTATTGATCCATATTTTTCAAGTGTTCGATTAAGTTTGTTAGATAGAGGGTTTATTTATGCCATTTCTCATATAAGAGGAGGAGAATATCTAGGGCGTTCTTGGTACGAAGAAGGAAAACTTTTTAAAAAGAAAAATACATTTACAGATTTTGTTGATTGCTCTAAATTTTTGATTTCAGAAGAATATACTAGTGTAAATCATCTTTACGCTATGGGAGGTTCCGCTGGAGGTTTATTAATGGGAGTTATTGTAAATATTGCTCCAGAATTATATAATGGAGTAGTTGCTGCGGTACCTTTTGTTGATGTAGTAACCACTATGTTAGATGATACTATTCCTTTAACTACCGGTGAATATGATGAATGGGGTAATCCAAATGAAAAAGAATACTATGATTACATGAAGTCGTATTCTCCTTATGACAATGTTAGAGCTCAGAATTATCCAAATATGTTAGTTACTACAGGTTTACATGATTCTCAGGTTCAGTATTGGGAACCAGCTAAATGGGTTGCTAAATTAAGAGAATTAAAAACGGATAAGAATCTCCTATTATTACATACTAATATGGAAGCAGGTCATGGAGGGGCTTCTGGAAGGTTCGCAGCTCTGAAGGAAGTTGCAGAAGAATATGCATTTTTATTAGATTTAGAAGGTATAAAGAATTAA
- a CDS encoding YbaB/EbfC family nucleoid-associated protein produces MFGDMMGMMGKLKETQKKVEETKKRLDTVLVDENSADDLLKVTITANREIKNVSIADELLNDKEQLEDYLILTLNKAIAKATAVNEAELAAVAKEGMPDIPGLDMFK; encoded by the coding sequence ATGTTTGGAGATATGATGGGAATGATGGGTAAATTAAAAGAAACCCAGAAAAAAGTAGAAGAAACAAAAAAAAGACTAGACACTGTTTTAGTAGATGAGAACAGTGCTGATGATCTACTTAAAGTTACAATAACTGCTAACAGAGAAATCAAAAACGTTTCTATTGCCGACGAACTACTAAATGATAAAGAACAGCTAGAAGACTATTTAATTCTCACATTAAATAAAGCCATTGCTAAGGCGACTGCTGTAAATGAAGCTGAATTAGCAGCAGTAGCAAAAGAAGGAATGCCTGATATTCCTGGTCTGGATATGTTTAAATAA